Below is a window of Pyrobaculum aerophilum str. IM2 DNA.
CTGTGTTTATTGAGGACGGAGGTGACTGCGCCGATATAGTCGGGGGCCACCTTGATGTCCAGCCTCATTAAGGGCTCTAGTAGCGTCGGCCTGGCGGAGAGGACCGCCGCGAAAATGGCGTTTTTAGTCGCAGGCATTATCTGCGCGGGGCCGCGGTGTGCAGGGTCTTCGTGTACGACTGCATCTACTAATACGACCTTAACTCCCCTCATGGGCTCTTGCGCCAAGGGGCCCGCCTCCATTGACCACCTAAAGCCCTGTACGATGTAGTCTCTTATCTCGCGGAGGTATTGAATGCCCGACGTCTTGTCCACAATTACGTTGAAGTATCTGTCGTCTATAGCCCAAATACCCCTGGCCTCGTCGGTGTCCCAACCGGCCTTCTCCCTCAATATCTTAGCCCTCTCTCTCGGCTCTTGATCCTCAGTGATTTCTCTACTGGCTATTAGCTCTATGGTGGTTTCGTCAAGCGGCTCCACGTAGAAGTACAGGCGGTTGTGCTTATTGGGCGACTTGCCCTCCCATACTTGCGACCTCTCCCTCACAGTTTCTCTAAACCGTATCAACGGAGGCGACACTGTGAACTCGGTCTTAGTCCTCTCTTTTAACAGCCAAGTGGCTATCTCTAAGTGCAACGTGCCCACTCCAGAGAGTAATATCTGACCGGTCTCCTGGTCTATTTTAAGGTCAAGGGTTGGATCCTCAACAACTAAGTCCTTCAAGGCCTCAACTAGCCTGGCCAGCTCAGCGGGGTTCTTGGGCTCAATCGCAACAGTCACCACGGGCTCTGAGATATACCTCATTTTCTCAAACGGCGGTATTTCGCTGAACTTGGGGTCGACTAATGTGTCCCCAGCCCTGGCCTCATCGACTCCCATTAACGCCACTATATTGCCGGCGGGCATGTACGGGACAATTATCCTCGACGGGCCCATGTAGATATACGTCTGCAAGACTTTCTTCTTCAACCTCCTGCCGATGATATAAACCTCATCTCCCTCTCTAATAGTGCCCGAAAAGACGCGGCCAGTGGCTATGAGGCCCGCGTGCGGGTCCTTATTCACCTTCGACACGGCTATGACCGTGGGGCCGTTGGGATCGGCCTCTAACAGCGCTTTGCCCACCTCGCTGTTTAACTCGCCGCGCCATAGCCTGGGAATTCTGTACTTCTGCGCCACGTTGGGCGGCGGGATGTGCTCAATTATCATAGATAGAATGGTTTTGTACAGGGGGAACTCTTGGGCAAGCTGATCCACATATCCCTTCTCATAGGCGTCGACAATATTGCTAAACTTTATGCCTGCCTTTTGTGCCATTGGTATTGTAATTCCCCACTTGTGCAAAGCAGAGCCCAACGCCATTTGCCCCTTGCCGGGGTCTATCTTCCACTTGTCTTTAAACTCAGGCGGGGCGAACATGTCAATTAAGGCGTTGAAGTCCTTGACAATAGTTAAAATTCTCTGTTGAATCTCTTGCGGAGATAGCCTCAGTTCTTTTATGAGGCGGTCAATTTTGTTTATAAAGAGGACGGGCCTTACGTACTCCTCAAGCGCCTGTCTCACCACAGTCTCCGTCTGGGTCATTACCCCCTCCACCGCGTCCACTACTACCAGCCCGCCGTCCATTACCCTAAGCGATCTAGTCACGTGGCCCGTGAAGTCGACGTGGCCTGGTGTGTCGACGAAGTTTATTAAATAGGGCTTCCCCCCGTACTCGAAATATAGCGATATGTTCGCCGCCTTGACAGTCATTTGCCTCAACTGCTCAATGGGGACGTAGTCCATTGCCAAGGCCTTGCCGGCAACTTTTGGCGACAAAAGACCCGCGCCCATTAACAAAGAGTCAGAAGTAGTGGTCTTTCCGTGGTCGACGTGCGCCAGCGTGCCCGCGTTTCGTATCTGCGCCGGGTTTTTGGCTATTGCCAGTATTTCATCAAGTTGCTTTTCAACAATTCTAACAGCAGACGACATGCCCCACAAGACGCATAGGTATATATTTCTTTCCTCCGCCGTTAGCTCTATTTTAGCCTGCGCGCTTGCTGAATGACCATATTCATGGGGCAGTATCCGCCGCACATTGTACAGCCCTTTACTTTTGGCGGGCCGTATTGAGTGTAGACCTTATAGGCGCGTTCGGGGTCGACAAGTCTTTTAATCATCTCGTCCCACATAAGCCTCCCTCTGTAATAGCTGACTTCGTCGTCCCAACGCCTGGCCTTTCTCCCCAGCTTAACCACATCTCCTATATGTGCGGCAATTCTATAGGCAATGGCGCCTTGTTCCACTTGCTCTACCGTTGGGAGAGATAGGTGCTCCGCCGGCGTTATGTAACACAACAAGTCCGCCCCCGCCGCCGCGGCTAGGGCGGCGCCCACCGCCGAGGCTATGTGGTCGTAGGGGGCGGCCACGTCTGTGGGGAGGGGGCCTAGGACGTAATAGGGAACTCCGCCCGTCAGCCTCTTCTCTAACTTAATAGTCCATATGACGTCGTTGAGGGGGACGTGGCCGGGGCCTTCGATCATGACTTGCACCCCTGCTTTAATCGCCCTCTTGGCCAGCCGCGCCGCCTCCACAAGCTCGCCCACGTGAAACTCGTCGTGTGCGTCCGCTACGGCCCCAGGGCGCAGGGCGTCTCCTATAGAAATAACGGCGTCGTATTGGGCGAAGAGCTCAAGGAGGTAGTCCCAGTGGGTGAGGTACGGGTTTTCCGCGTCGTTGTGTAACATCCAGCCAATAATCATGTCTCCTCCCCTTGACACCACGGGTATTACCCTATCACTCTTTAACACCCTAATAGCCGCCTCTTTAGTCACAGCGGCGTGTATTGTCATAAAGGCCACGCCGTCTTTCAACTGCCTCTCTATTGTGTTAAACAAGTCGTCTATTGTGAAATAGGCGCCGCCGCTCCTCTTGTTGAAAGCCTCTATAAAAGCCTGGTACACCGGCACAGTGCCCACGGGAAGTTTGCTTTTGGATATAACAGCGCGCCTAATGGCGTCTAAATCGCCCCCAACGCTTAAGTCCATTAAGGTATCTCCCCATTTATTAGCCACCTCCACTTTTTTCAGCTCCGAGTCTAAATCCACAACCTCAGTGGAGGTACCCAAATTGACGTTTATCTTCGTGGAGAGCCCCTTGCCGATTGCCACCACCTTTTCGCTCGGCCACTTCACATTGCGGATGTACACCACCTGGCCCTTGGCAATTCTATCCCTCAGCTTCTCGGGAGAGACTCCCTCCGCCTCAGCTATTTTACGCATTTCATCGTCGATTCTCCCCTCCCTGGCCCTTCTAATAATTGTATTATCCATAGCCAATAAATTAGTTTTATATTTAACAGTTGCCTATGCACAGCCCCTCTCTGAATCCTTCGGAGTAATTGCATTTTCAACTCGCCTTGACGCGCCCGCAATGGTGCTTTTTCGTAAAATTTATTAAATACTTACTTCTGGATTTACGTGAAGAAGTTAACGCTTTCTGTGAGGGAGGAGACGTTGAGGAGAGTGAGGGCCGTCTTGAGCAGAGCCGGCTTGAAGACGTCAATAAGCGAGCTTTTTGACGACTATATCGCGTTGATGGACGGGGAGGGCCTTGCGGCTGAGCTGTGCAGTGAGCTGAAATTAGACTGCGGGGGGCAGTTCTACACGCCAGATGAAGTAAAGGCCAAAAGGCCCGCCGCGTTGGGCCCGCCGGCTTCAGAGCTTGTGAAAGAGCTGAGGAGGGCCCGGGAGAGCCGTCTGTGATATATCTAGACACAAGCGCCTTAATAAAGCGGTATGTCAAGGAGGCTGATAGCGACGTGGTAGACGGGCTATTTGAGGCGGCATACCGGGGCGAAGTGGCAGTCTCGACCTCAGTGTTTAACATCGGCGAAGCCGCCACTGCCGCGGATAAGAAAGCAAGGAGGGGGGAGTTGAGCGGCGACGTCAGAACCGCCGTTTCACTAATGCTGAGGGAAATCGCCGTATTGAGCAGTCTGGGCTCTTTGGTAATAGTCCCCATTGGGTTAAGTGTTATGAAGGCCTCTATACACATCGCCTTAACCCACAAGCTCTATATCGCAGACGCCCTCCAAATAGCCAGTTGTCTGCGGGTTAAATGCCACGAGTTATATACAGCGGACAAAGCCCTCGCAGATGCCGCCGAGAAAGAAGGCATAAAGACGCGGGTACTCCGCTGACTCTTAACCCTGCCTAGCGCCTCCGTCGCTTGTTGTGCGCTATAAACTCCACACTAGCCTTAATGACGGGGTTTCTACTGCAGTACAGGAACAATCTCCTGACACATATAGGGGGTGTTGTGAAGGGTGTTTACAATCCTATTCGGCTAAAATAGCGTTGAGAAAGAGGCAGAACATATTGAGGCCTTGTGCTCTTTAGAGAGAGTTTTACTGTCAGGGGCCGTATGAGGCGCCTCCGGAGGCGTTTTGATGAGGAGGCGGCGTAATAATGCCGCCGTAGTGGCAGTGGAACTGCTACATAAAGGAATCTACAAGGCAGAATAAGGAGAAGCCGCCGCTATAGCGACTGTGATTTTGCCGCCAAACGCCCTTTTCCTAACTAACAACTCTCCCCCGGGCCCAGCCGCTTTCAGCGCCGCGGCCTCGGCCACGTTACCAATACCCAGTCTTTTTAACGCAATTTGATTTGGAGGAGAGAGACACTTCTCATCAGATAGCTCATCCGGCTTGAACAACAGCGGCCTGGCGCCCAGCAGTTCTGCCACTTGGTAAACCTCAGGCCTTATAGACGCCACTGCCTCCACTCTCTCAGCCCTTATGACATTTAATAAAGCCCTAACGGCCTCGGCTATTTCCTGAGGAGATACCCCAGTTTTAGAGCCGAAGCCTACGAAAAGCCTTAACGGCCTGCAACAAAAACGGCCCTCACAGTAACCTCTTTTAATAACAATATCACACGGGGGGCTGTCGGCATATCCCACTACGCCGGGGGGCAGGCCCTCTACGCAGACGCGTTTGCCCTCTATTAGGGCTTTATATACCTCTAACACGGCGCTCTGTTCTAGTTTGCAGAGGAGAAGCCTTGTAACAACTTCCACGGGGGTAAGCCCCATTTTCTCAGCCACTGTCGTCACCACGGCGTTTGCTCTTATTAACGCCGCCAGCTCTCCGGCCAGCTCATTGGCGCCTCGGTGCAATCCCAAAATGGGTATTATATATTTCAAGTCGTGCGTCACCACAAGCACCGGCGGATCAGTCTCCTTATGGGTAATTTTATTGCATATCCCCCTTACCACTCCGCCGAGAGCCATGATAAATACATACGCGTCATAACACCCCCATATGGCGTCCAGCTGTGAGAATTGAAATATATGTGCAACAACGCCGGCCTTCCCCAGCTCCTCTGCCAGTTTTTCAGCAGGCCTCCTCCCGGCCGCCGAGGCGTGTATAATTGCGACGCCGCGCCAGAGTAGCTCAAGAACTGCCACGGCAATCCACGGCCACCACAGATAGATCGCTGAAGTGACGCGTCTCGCGGGAGAGCTCCTCCAGACCGCCTTGCCAGATCCGCTCGTCTTTGAGGGTCAAGTTCTCCAGCACTGTCGCCTTGCAGCCAGTAGCCCCAAGCGCTATGAGCTCCCTCGCTAAACGCTGTGGGCCATCCGCCGTCGGGTAGGGGAAGGCTATCAGAACTCTATGATGTAAGATCGCTACCAGGGGCCTTAAATCCTGCGGCGATCTTGCGTGGAGCGTTGCGAAGACTATATGCGCCATGTCAAGACCCAGACGGGCCAGCGCGACGTTTAGTGAAGATACGCCGTTTATAACAACCACGTCGGCTTTAAAGGCTTTTATTCTCTCTAAGAACTCCCAGTCGGAAACACAAGGATCTCCGTGGGTTATTATGCAGACATCCCCCTCTGTCTTTAAGTATTTTTGCAAAATCTCCTCTTGATTTGTATAGGTTAAATACACCACCTCCCCCTTTATGTATTCGCGCAGTTTATCAACTACATTACGCCACCCCATTACTAAAGGGCATTTTTTCAATATTTCCAACGCCTTTAAAGGAATCATTGAGGGATCGCCGGGGCCGGCCCCAATAACGTAAATCACTAGAGGTGGCAAAAAATCCATTATTAAATATTTCTCCAGAGTTAAGGAAATGCGTCAGAAATATTTAAATATAGGATTTTTTTCCACTATTTATGGAGTTGAACAAAGTCTCGCAAAGGGTAAAGCTCATAACAAAAGTGACGTCAAGCCGTTGGTTTGAGCTGGGGTTGACGGCCGCGGCTGGCCTGGCCCTTTCGCTTATTTTATACCCACCAGCCTGGAATTTGGCGTTAGGCGGTCTGCTCGAGAAGGTGGTGCCAACGCCGATCTATAACGCCGTACACGAGCTGAGACACCTTTGGGGGATTCCATGTCATTAAGGAGGGCTTCGCCGCGGGCTTTCTGGCCGGTTTAATTCAAATGGCGTATTTATACTACTTTGCGGCGCCGTTGGCGGAATCTTTGCACGAACAACTGGCTACGGAGCCGGAGGAGGAATACGCGCAATGGGCCGCCGTTTTAACGGCAGGCATTTCCGGCGGCCTTTGGGGGGTACTCTTGGCTTATATATCTGAGAGGCTGGGCATTCTGACCGGCGCAATGTTGTCCTTTACAGCGTTCTCTCTACTGCCGGGCTTGAAGTGGCTACCTACTCCACACGGCGTTTCTTACGTCGAGCCAGTGTGGTGGAGAGAGGTTGTTCACGGGGTTTATCTCCTGTATAATTTCATATGGCTTTATCTCCTGGCGCTGGGGAGGAGCTCGAGATTTGTAATCCTCAGCGCGGCGCTGGCGGTCTTGGGCTTTGCGGCGTTTCCCAGTTTCACACTGCCTGAGAAATACATCCCCTACTTCCCCGAGCTCAGAGCGCTTCAAGGGCTGGCCCTGACCTCTTGGGCTCTGTTTTGGGGCACCGCCGCGGCTGGGCTTTATCTCACATCTCCCATTAAGAGGCCATGGAGATTATAGTAGTTAATCACGGCTCTCGCAGAGGCGACTTCAATAAATTAATGGAGGAGTGGGCGGCGGAATTATCCCGCCGCCTCGGCGTAAAGGCCGTAGTGGGGTATAATGAATATGCAGAGCCTAATTGGAGAGATCTTTTAAAAAGGGCTGAGGGGCCGGTGATCATAGCCTTGGCGTTTTTAGGCGCTGGCAACCACGTGGTTAGGGATATTCTGGGCGAGCTCGGCGTAGAGATGGGCAAGTGGCAGATGTCAAAATTCGGCAAGTTGGTATACGTCACCGAGCCGTTAGGGAACTCGCCGCTGGTCTTCAACGCCCTTCTCTCAAGGGTTAAAAGGGCCTTGGGCAACGGGGTAGAAAGCGGTTATATCTCAGACGCCGAGGAGATTGAGATGAGCTCCATGGGCTACGTCGCCGCGGCCCTCGGGCTAGATCTCAATAACTGGAAACATAGAATTATTGCAAGAGCTGTATACGCCTCGGGCAACTTAGAGCTGGCGAAGTTTGTTTATATTTCAGACGATTTATTGGGCGCGGCGCGTGAGGCTTTAATAGCAGAGGCGCCGTGTGTTGTCGATGTTAAAATGGTGGCGGCTGGGATGCGGTATCCGCATGTATACATCGCTGTGGAGGCGCCTGTAAATAACGGGGGGACTAGGGCATCGGCTGGAATGAGCTACTGGCTGTCTCGGCTAAACGGCGCTTGCGTCGTCATAGGCAACGCTCCCACTGCTTTAAAAGCGGCTTTAGATATGTGGTCTGAGGGCAAAGCGGATATACCCTTCGCCGTGGCAGCGCCAGTTGGCTTCACCAACGCCTCTCACGTTAAGGAGGAGCTGGTGAAATCGAGGCTTCCCGCCGTTGTAATACGCGGAACCTACGGGGGTTCGGGGATTGCCGTGGCTCTATTCAACGAACTGTTGCGCCTGGCGTATGAGGGGTAGGCTGAGAATCGTGGGAATAGGTCCGGGGGATCCCTCTGTGAGGACGTTTAGAGCCGTGGAGGCGATTAAAGAAAGCGAAGTTGTAGTGGGTTATGAGACGTATATAGGGTTGATTAAAGATCTACTGGAGGGTAAGGAGGTTATCCCGGCTAAAATGCGCCAGGAAATATTTAGAGCTGAGATATCCATCTCTAAGGCCTTAGAGGGGCGTAAAGTGGCGTTAGTATCAGACGGCGATCCAAACGTTTACGGAATGGCCCCGTTAGTTTTTGAGCTAATGGCTAAGAGGGGGGTGGAGGTGGACGTGGAGGTTATCCCCGGCGTAACTGCGGCTTTGGCCGCGGCCGCTAAGCTGGGAGCCCCCTTGGGATCTGATTTCGCCGTGATAAACTTAAGCGATTTATTAACGCCAAGAGAGGCAATCCTCCGCAGAGTCAAAGCCGCCGCTGAGGCAGATTTCGTCTTGGTCTTCTACAACCCAATAGATAGCGGACTCACCAAGGCGGCGCTGGAAGTAGTCCGCTCTGTGAGGGGGGATTCAACGCCCGTGGGCCTCGTGAAAAACGCATATCGACAAGGAGAGGAGGTGCGGATAACCGCTTTGGGCGAAGTGGACATGGACTGGATTGACATGAGAACGACAATTATAGTGGGC
It encodes the following:
- a CDS encoding precorrin-8X methylmutase — protein: MEIIVVNHGSRRGDFNKLMEEWAAELSRRLGVKAVVGYNEYAEPNWRDLLKRAEGPVIIALAFLGAGNHVVRDILGELGVEMGKWQMSKFGKLVYVTEPLGNSPLVFNALLSRVKRALGNGVESGYISDAEEIEMSSMGYVAAALGLDLNNWKHRIIARAVYASGNLELAKFVYISDDLLGAAREALIAEAPCVVDVKMVAAGMRYPHVYIAVEAPVNNGGTRASAGMSYWLSRLNGACVVIGNAPTALKAALDMWSEGKADIPFAVAAPVGFTNASHVKEELVKSRLPAVVIRGTYGGSGIAVALFNELLRLAYEG
- the cbiG gene encoding cobalt-precorrin 5A hydrolase: MAVLELLWRGVAIIHASAAGRRPAEKLAEELGKAGVVAHIFQFSQLDAIWGCYDAYVFIMALGGVVRGICNKITHKETDPPVLVVTHDLKYIIPILGLHRGANELAGELAALIRANAVVTTVAEKMGLTPVEVVTRLLLCKLEQSAVLEVYKALIEGKRVCVEGLPPGVVGYADSPPCDIVIKRGYCEGRFCCRPLRLFVGFGSKTGVSPQEIAEAVRALLNVIRAERVEAVASIRPEVYQVAELLGARPLLFKPDELSDEKCLSPPNQIALKRLGIGNVAEAAALKAAGPGGELLVRKRAFGGKITVAIAAASPYSAL
- a CDS encoding CbtB-domain containing protein, which produces MELNKVSQRVKLITKVTSSRWFELGLTAAAGLALSLILYPPAWNLALGGLLEKVVPTPIYNAVHELRHLWGIPCH
- a CDS encoding cobalt-precorrin-7 (C(5))-methyltransferase, coding for MIYVIGAGPGDPSMIPLKALEILKKCPLVMGWRNVVDKLREYIKGEVVYLTYTNQEEILQKYLKTEGDVCIITHGDPCVSDWEFLERIKAFKADVVVINGVSSLNVALARLGLDMAHIVFATLHARSPQDLRPLVAILHHRVLIAFPYPTADGPQRLARELIALGATGCKATVLENLTLKDERIWQGGLEELSRETRHFSDLSVVAVDCRGSS
- a CDS encoding precorrin-3B C(17)-methyltransferase encodes the protein MRGRLRIVGIGPGDPSVRTFRAVEAIKESEVVVGYETYIGLIKDLLEGKEVIPAKMRQEIFRAEISISKALEGRKVALVSDGDPNVYGMAPLVFELMAKRGVEVDVEVIPGVTAALAAAAKLGAPLGSDFAVINLSDLLTPREAILRRVKAAAEADFVLVFYNPIDSGLTKAALEVVRSVRGDSTPVGLVKNAYRQGEEVRITALGEVDMDWIDMRTTIIVGNSETFTWRGYLITPRGYSNKYRL
- a CDS encoding type II toxin-antitoxin system VapC family toxin, whose amino-acid sequence is MIYLDTSALIKRYVKEADSDVVDGLFEAAYRGEVAVSTSVFNIGEAATAADKKARRGELSGDVRTAVSLMLREIAVLSSLGSLVIVPIGLSVMKASIHIALTHKLYIADALQIASCLRVKCHELYTADKALADAAEKEGIKTRVLR
- the thiC gene encoding phosphomethylpyrimidine synthase ThiC, encoding MDNTIIRRAREGRIDDEMRKIAEAEGVSPEKLRDRIAKGQVVYIRNVKWPSEKVVAIGKGLSTKINVNLGTSTEVVDLDSELKKVEVANKWGDTLMDLSVGGDLDAIRRAVISKSKLPVGTVPVYQAFIEAFNKRSGGAYFTIDDLFNTIERQLKDGVAFMTIHAAVTKEAAIRVLKSDRVIPVVSRGGDMIIGWMLHNDAENPYLTHWDYLLELFAQYDAVISIGDALRPGAVADAHDEFHVGELVEAARLAKRAIKAGVQVMIEGPGHVPLNDVIWTIKLEKRLTGGVPYYVLGPLPTDVAAPYDHIASAVGAALAAAAGADLLCYITPAEHLSLPTVEQVEQGAIAYRIAAHIGDVVKLGRKARRWDDEVSYYRGRLMWDEMIKRLVDPERAYKVYTQYGPPKVKGCTMCGGYCPMNMVIQQARRLK
- a CDS encoding elongation factor EF-2, encoding MSSAVRIVEKQLDEILAIAKNPAQIRNAGTLAHVDHGKTTTSDSLLMGAGLLSPKVAGKALAMDYVPIEQLRQMTVKAANISLYFEYGGKPYLINFVDTPGHVDFTGHVTRSLRVMDGGLVVVDAVEGVMTQTETVVRQALEEYVRPVLFINKIDRLIKELRLSPQEIQQRILTIVKDFNALIDMFAPPEFKDKWKIDPGKGQMALGSALHKWGITIPMAQKAGIKFSNIVDAYEKGYVDQLAQEFPLYKTILSMIIEHIPPPNVAQKYRIPRLWRGELNSEVGKALLEADPNGPTVIAVSKVNKDPHAGLIATGRVFSGTIREGDEVYIIGRRLKKKVLQTYIYMGPSRIIVPYMPAGNIVALMGVDEARAGDTLVDPKFSEIPPFEKMRYISEPVVTVAIEPKNPAELARLVEALKDLVVEDPTLDLKIDQETGQILLSGVGTLHLEIATWLLKERTKTEFTVSPPLIRFRETVRERSQVWEGKSPNKHNRLYFYVEPLDETTIELIASREITEDQEPRERAKILREKAGWDTDEARGIWAIDDRYFNVIVDKTSGIQYLREIRDYIVQGFRWSMEAGPLAQEPMRGVKVVLVDAVVHEDPAHRGPAQIMPATKNAIFAAVLSARPTLLEPLMRLDIKVAPDYIGAVTSVLNKHRGKILDMTQQEYMAFLRAELPVLESFNISDELRAAAAGKIFWSMQFARWAPFPESMLGDFVKQLRKKKGLKEEIPKPTDFVEVY